The nucleotide window CATAACCACCATCCGCGCCAAATAATGACGAACTAGCACCGACCGCATCGGTGCCTAGCACACCAGTGATTGGAGCGACAATCGATTGGATCAGTACCGCAGGCAAGGTACTAATATCCTCTACAACAACAGGGTCTATTTGTTTTCCTACCTCTCTGGTGGCATCGTAAGCGACGGGTTCCAAGTATTCGGTAGATGTGCCAGTACCAACGCCATACGCCAGTGCTGTTACATCATGTTTTTCGAGCTGTGATTCCCACTCTCCTTGTTCCACTGAGTTAATTTGTCCAGTACTTGGGTTAGGCGCACCATCAGATAAGAAATAGCTGACATTATTGGCGTTTTCAATCACCTCAGCATTCCCCCAGATTGCATCGTCCCCAGCCAAACGTACTGCATCATCGTAGTCAGTATTGCCGTCAGCAGTTAAACCGTTAATCAGTGCTATAGCTTGATCAATGTCCATCCATATCGAGGCCAAATCATTTGGTAACGAATTATCTGCCGATAAAATGCCGTTTTCTGTGAGTATATTGGCGTTACTATCAAAGAGCGTGATTTGCACTTTGGTTTCACCAAGTAGTTGATATTCAAGTAACAAGGCAATCGCAGCACTTTTCAGTACATCTAGCCGTGAAGTCTCGACATTATTATAAGAACCCGTGACAGAATCTCGGTTCATTGAGCCGGATACGTCTAGCACAAGCTGTACATTTGTCCCGTTGGTTTGCGTTGCGTTGACATTTTCAACCACGGCTTCTGCATAAGGTGAGTCATCTTCAATAACGATGTTGAGGCTTTCAGTTGTGGTTGTTTGACCATCACTAACGGAAATACCCAGATCGAAGCTGATGATGTCTTCCTGATCATTTTGCGGATGATCCAGTGGTTTATGCAAAGTTACGGTGTAATCCCATGTACCTTGCCCGGAGTTTGATGGTTCAGTTAACACAACGGTAGCAACAACATCCGATGCTTCTGGCCCTGTTGAACCCGTAAGCGTTTGTGTACTGTTATCCCATACCCAACTCACCACTTCTCCTCCTGAGGTAAGCGTGCTTGGGGCAGAAAGAACAACGGAGACGTCGGCCGTATCTGGATCTGCAACAGTAAATGAACCGGTAAAGCTAGCTGAATTTGTCGTATCAGTGGCTGGAACCGTATTCGGTTTATTATCAGGGTTAGCGAACGAAAGCCCTTCTTCTGAAACAACCGCATTAATAATATTAGAAATCGAAGGCGGAGTATCGTCGTCCACAATCGTTGTCGCCGCAGAATCGTCGCCTTGCACTGGCTCTATGCCTTCCACACTCACACTGAATTCTTCCGGACCTTCGTAGACCTCATCCGGCTCAGTTTGAATACGCAGCGCTAAGTCCGTCTGATTCGCATAAATGGTCACCACACCATCAGGCGGAACCACTTTCCAGCTGTTATCCTGCACGTCCAAGTATTCAAGGTTGCCTAAATCATCCGCTTCGGTGTCGACATGATTAAGTTGAAGCTTCACTTGCACATCAACGTCTGATTTGTGGCTCAGCGTCACCGTAAACTCGGCAATGTTACCTTCATCCACAAGATCATCACCTTCAATCGAGACCGTTGGACGGTCATCATCGATTAAAGTGCCATCATCCACAATCGTTGTCGCCGCAGAATCGTCGCCTTGTACTGGCTCTATGCCTTCCACACTCACACTGAATTCTTCCGGACCTTCGTAGACCTCATCCGGCTCAGTTTGGATACGCAGCGCTAAGTCCGTCTGATTCGCATAAATGGTCACCACACCATCAGGCGGAATCACTTTCCAGCTGTTATCCTGCACGTCCAAGTATTCAAGGTTGCCTAAATCATCCGCTTCGGTGTCGACATGATTAAGTTGAAGCTTCACTTGCACATCAACGTCTGATTTGTGGCTCAGCGTCACCGTAAACTCGGCAATGTTACCTTCATCCACAAGATCATCACCTTCAATCGAGACCGTTGGACGGTCATCATCGATTAAAGTGCCATCATCCACAATCGTTGTCGCCGCAGAATCGTCGCCTTGTACTGGCTCTATGCCTTCCACACTCACACTGAATTCTTCCGGACCTTCGTAGACCTCATCCGGCTCAGTTTGGATACGCAGCGCTAAGTCCGTCTGATTCGCATAAATGGTCACCACACCATCAGGCGGAACCACTTTCCAGCTGTTATCCTGCACGTCCAAGTATTCAAGGTTGCCTAAGTCATCGGCTTCGGTGTCTATGTGCTCCAGCGTAAGCTTAACTTGCACATCGTCTTCCGACTCATGGCTCAACGTTACCGTAAACTCGGCGACATTACCTTCATCCACTATACCGCCGCCCTCAATCGAAACCGTTGGGCGGTCGTCATCTGTAAGGGTGCCATCGTCCACAATCGTCGCTGTCGCAGCATCTTCACCTTGCACAGGATCTAAACCGGTCACACTGACACTGAACGCTTCTGGACCTTCGTAGACCTCATCCGGCTCAGTCTGAATACGCAGCGCTAAGTCCGTCTGATTCGCATAAATGGTCACCACACCATCAGGCGGAACCACTTTCCAGCTGTTATCAGCCACGTCTAAGTATTCAAGGTTGCCTAAGTCATCGGCTTCGGTGTCTATGTGCTCCAGCGTAAGCTTAACTTGCACATCGTCTTCCGACTCATGGCTCAACGTTACCGTAAACTCGGCGACATTACCTTCATCCACTATACCGCCGCCCTCAATCGAAACCGTTGGGCGGTCGTCATCTGTAAGGGTGCCATCGTCCACAATCGTCGCTGTCGCAGCATCTTCACCTTGCACAGGATCTAAACCGGTCACACTGACACTGAACGCTTCTGGACCTTCGTAGACCTCATCCGGCTCAGTTTGAATACGCAGCGCTAAGTCCGTCTGATTCGCATAAATGGTCACCACACCATCAGGCGGAACCACTTTCCAGCTGTTATCCTGCACGTCCAAGTATTCAAGGTTGCCTAAATCATCCGCTTCGGTGTCGACATGATTAAGTTGAAGCTTCACTTGCACATCAACGTCTGATTTGTGGCTCAGCGTCACCGTAAACTCGGCAATGTTACCTTCATCCACAAGATCATCACCTTCAATCGAGACCGTTGGACGGTCATCATCGATTAAAGTGCCATCATCCACAATCGTTGTCGCCGCAGAATCGTCGCCTTGTACTGGCTCTATGCCTTCCACACTCACACTGAATTCTTCCGGACCTTCGTAGACCTCATCCGGCTCAGTTTGGATACGCAGCGCTAAGTCCGTCTGATTCGCATAAATGGTCACCACACCATCAGGCGGAACCACTTTCCAGCTGTTATCCTGCACGTCCAAGTATTCAAGGTTGCCTAAGTCATCGGCTTCGGTGTCTACGTGCTCCAGCGTAAGCTTAACTTGCACATCGTCTTCCGACTCATGGCTCAACGTTACCGTAAACTCGGCGACATTACCTTCATCCACTATACCGCCGCCCTCAATCGAAACCGTTGGGCGGTCGTCATCTGTAAGGGTGCCATCGTCCACAATCGTCGCTGTCGCAGCATCTTCACCTTGCACAGGATCTAAA belongs to Vibrio sp. STUT-A11 and includes:
- a CDS encoding Calx-beta domain-containing protein, whose translation is MDRVTLSALVGNIVVIGLDGNVRTLAEGESPKPGELIIEEISDTSELVVEQVTPQGSSINVTDDITDLIEAIAQGQDPTQLGEEFDTAAGEANGSSPQTTGAINRTGAETLASTNFETVGISGTGFSSTQLQTLFDIFQPQTPEPTDTPTPAKVVAQDISSPTVNEGEQVTFEVTLDQPTEEITNIELSLDDGSAVGGSAGEEGTDYVNSTVLVTLSDGTTQEVEVNDDGTFTISLPIGEQSFTVSLDTLSNDVYEGPETFTLTGTTENQSTPVSGVATVLDDRPIVSISDVGNVDEGSTATFTVTLSNASKDTVQVQLALNPGDTEADDLGTLEYNTGSGWVSVPEDGIVTVPAGMTEFDVRVETTPDDVYEGPEDFSVTVTGLDAVQGEDTGQATIVDDGTLTDDDRPTVSIEGGGIVDEGNVAEFTVTLSHESEDDVQVKLTLEHVDTEADDLGNLEYLDVADNSWKVVPNDGVVTVGAGETEIALRIQTEPDEVYEGPEAFSVSVTGLDPVQGEDAATATIVDDGTLTDDDRPTVSIEGGGIVDEGNVAEFTVTLSHESEDDVQVKLTLEHVDTEADDLGNLEYLDVQDNSWKVVPPDGVVTIYANQTDLALRIQTEPDEVYEGPEEFSVSVEGIEPVQGDDSAATTIVDDGTLIDDDRPTVSIEGDDLVDEGNIAEFTVTLSHKSDVDVQVKLQLNHVDTEADDLGNLEYLDVQDNSWKVVPPDGVVTIYANQTDLALRIQTEPDEVYEGPEAFSVSVTGLDPVQGEDAATATIVDDGTLTDDDRPTVSIEGGGIVDEGNVAEFTVTLSHESEDDVQVKLTLEHIDTEADDLGNLEYLDVADNSWKVVPPDGVVTIYANQTDLALRIQTEPDEVYEGPEAFSVSVTGLDPVQGEDAATATIVDDGTLTDDDRPTVSIEGGGIVDEGNVAEFTVTLSHESEDDVQVKLTLEHIDTEADDLGNLEYLDVQDNSWKVVPPDGVVTIYANQTDLALRIQTEPDEVYEGPEEFSVSVEGIEPVQGDDSAATTIVDDGTLIDDDRPTVSIEGDDLVDEGNIAEFTVTLSHKSDVDVQVKLQLNHVDTEADDLGNLEYLDVQDNSWKVIPPDGVVTIYANQTDLALRIQTEPDEVYEGPEEFSVSVEGIEPVQGDDSAATTIVDDGTLIDDDRPTVSIEGDDLVDEGNIAEFTVTLSHKSDVDVQVKLQLNHVDTEADDLGNLEYLDVQDNSWKVVPPDGVVTIYANQTDLALRIQTEPDEVYEGPEEFSVSVEGIEPVQGDDSAATTIVDDDTPPSISNIINAVVSEEGLSFANPDNKPNTVPATDTTNSASFTGSFTVADPDTADVSVVLSAPSTLTSGGEVVSWVWDNSTQTLTGSTGPEASDVVATVVLTEPSNSGQGTWDYTVTLHKPLDHPQNDQEDIISFDLGISVSDGQTTTTESLNIVIEDDSPYAEAVVENVNATQTNGTNVQLVLDVSGSMNRDSVTGSYNNVETSRLDVLKSAAIALLLEYQLLGETKVQITLFDSNANILTENGILSADNSLPNDLASIWMDIDQAIALINGLTADGNTDYDDAVRLAGDDAIWGNAEVIENANNVSYFLSDGAPNPSTGQINSVEQGEWESQLEKHDVTALAYGVGTGTSTEYLEPVAYDATREVGKQIDPVVVEDISTLPAVLIQSIVAPITGVLGTDAVGASSSLFGADGGYVASVNYGGSTGITVTFDGTTITVDDSSNSTGVTTIVDNVENRVTFVMDEKNSLVLDLNTGEYTFFASSITTETQFDFDYVLTDLDGDKVAETVTFELEPNSVQAIDDIASTPEGTPVLVDVLSNDTSGGNGETLMLADAVVDPSQGQVLIVDNQIVFVPSNNLDDGDSVRISYRTESSNGDFDIGALNVSITASTGNATGVGSDSDDVLVGTANADILLGGAGDDTLSGDAGDDIIVGGLGSDILTGGADSDVFVWTQMETAVDEVTDFNAAEGDKLEFRDLFDDMSGSDISTLLDDFESGDYNGQVDDVTLSVTELNGNSTLTINKGGQQLEVNFDGASAADIANSLISNLEQFRE